The Ipomoea triloba cultivar NCNSP0323 chromosome 13, ASM357664v1 genomic interval AAATCAGTTCACAAATTCTCTCTTATTTGCATGTTTGTTTAGCTTATTCTCCATCCTGAGTGGATTTAGTAATTTTAGTTGGGATGCAATATGTATTTGTTGTCAGAAAAACATTCTTGAGTTATATCAGATTGGCAAATAGAAGGACGGATAGACTGCATCATCACCTTGCATAGattaaaagagaaagaaaaatgtttcaTCCATGAAGACACGGTGTACAAGCCTCAGGTTTAGCAAACTAACTCAGTTCAAGGGTTCTATGATCTAGGGGGACCTTCCACGACGAGAATACACTGCCCAAAAGTGGCCAAGAATAAGGGATCAGGTAAGCGCCTCAAATCAGCTAAAGAGATTGCCGCggagaagaaaacaaaaggaGAGCGCACGTGCGCCACGTGTGGCAAAAGTGATGGCCACAACAGCCGTAACTGTGCTTTGAGAAAAGAAATGGAAACAGTGGATGATTAATAGACTACAACTACATCCtagcattttattttgttatagacTACAATAAAGTTGTTGTaccatatatgattttttttttatcaaaataatacaagggatattataataatgtggAAGAGTTTGCATTGTGTGTGCGTAAATGTATAGATATGTTGATCTAAAATGTACAGTTTGAGTTGCAAAAATTTTTACGAAGTCAGCGTGAGCATAACAATGCATGGACGTGTGCAAAGATGGGGTAGCGTTGTGAAATGGCGTGTGCAAACAGAAAGTAAGCGCGTGCAGACATACGTTAAGGTTTTGTGGTGTGTGCATGATATCGCAAAAGCGTGTGCAAACAGTGTGCGAACTGGTCTATGCAAAANaaaaaaaggaaagaagaagaagaagaagaaggaaaaaatgaaTGATAGATTAAGATGTGAGCAAATTAGTCTAGGCAAACAACTGGGAAAATAAGAGTGATAAAGTGTGTGCATGTTTACTAAGAACACTGTGTAATTGAAATTGAAACGTGTGCAAACATACGACACCAATTGTTGAAAAAAGCAATCCAAGTGCACACAACACTATGAAAGAATAAAACGATAAAgcaaaaatattgttataatttagATTGAAAGAACCAACAAGGAATAAGAGCTAAACAGTAAAATCCCACCGTGAAATAGTAGTAGtatgacaaaaagaaaaaccaaaaaacaaatGCAACACACAATGAAATTAAGCAACAGTGGATGGAAGCATATTGGGTCAAATCATTGTAATTCTTCTTGCGATGCACATTAATATGTGAGAGCATGATCTCCTTCATGAAATACATCCTAAATGACTGCAAAGACTCCACATCCCCTTTCTTAAACCCACATTGCCAGTGCGAGACCAATTGACCAATATACGTCTCCATGTGTCGCATCGCAAAGGCCCCACAATCAACTTGGTTTGTTGTGTCACACCAAGACATACGAAACCGACATGGAACCAACTCCATTACCCCTACTGAAACTATTATGAACTGAAAAactcaaacaattaataatgcTTAAGTTTACTTATGacatattattacaaaaaagtttttttttttttttaaaagaacaaaaacTTAATAAGCCTTAATTTTCATACCTAAATAAACCTAAACTAATGAGATCATTAAATTTGCtaaacaaatacaaaaaaatgaCTAACTCTAATAGCTAGATTGCAAACggcaaaaaataattatacgTATGCACACACTGCAAACTCAAATGCACACAGAGtctaacaacaaaaaaaaaaaaaaaacaaattatgaaAAGAAGACAGCAGCcataaaaaacacaaacaacTCATTTACAAATCTAATATGAACAACAAATCAACCGCATGTAACTGAGTTGGtaacacatttatttttaatttatgatgtAAATATTGTTGGTAAACTTTATGAATTTCATGGTGATCATATATTAGTATGTTTTCTCGGAGTAGTTCGCAAAGCTTGCAATTATCTCAACGAATTCGAGGCTTTAACATGTTAGCTAGAGTGGGTAAAAGTCGTCGGACAAGCGGGATAGGTTCAGCATCATCTCTACCATTATCCAAGGtagaaatttatttaaatactgattttgtattttttgataATGGTGGTGATTTTGATGTTTTGCGGTGGTGGAAAAAccatgacatttttttttcttattttatctattattgcaaaacaaaattttgaaacttCTACTGTGGCTGTAGAACAAGAATTTAGTGTAGGTGGAAACATGTTGGACGGTTGGGGATTGACAAAACTTAGACAATAGGAAAATGATAAATCTACCATCATTATCGATTTCTTTTTCAATGATACAACAACCATTGCAACTAAAGGGGAACAAACTGACTCTTAAAAAAACACAACTAAAAAAGGTAAGAGAACTACGTGGGCTTTGATTCTTAATGAAATTTCAATAAGATATGTAGAGAACTTAATCTTGAAAAAATTAAGTGCAAgcccaaaattatttttattttttagtttaacattaaagtttaaatatttgattaactatttttcaaaaaattatagatgaaaaaattaattgttgaatttggacaattttaaaGCAAAACATAGAATTTTACAaataactatggctggaggttagatcctatatatttcatatacttcagttttaattcttacagttggtatcagagcaaaaatataatctctgcctagttatTTGTTTGAATATGTATGcagttgaatattattattctgttaaatgcatacatatatttatgctTTGCGATTTTTccgtatgtacatatatatctggatttcatatgtgtatatacatacacgaattattttttttttcgaaatataaagaaaaataattttgaaataaagttataaaaataaatctactgCCTTCCCTTTATCGGAGTGTTCGCCGGATCTTTTGGTTGTTATCGACGTGCCGGCAACCTCTGTAGTCGACGGTGGCTGGAGTCACGAACGGCGACGGCGGATCTGGTTTTGGCGACGAAGTTGCTCTTCGTGGTCGGTGGTGGTGTGCATCGGCAGTGGCGACGGCGGCCTCTTCCTCCgcgtctctctctccctcttcgCGTTTTCTCTTTCTCTCCATTGTTGAAAGGTTGAAGCTGCTGcgtgtatatattattaggcAGCTAGGTTTATGGCTGAATTGAAGATGGAGAACGAGATATTAAGGTTTATGGGCTTGGGCCAATATTATAATGGCCTATTTTTATGGTTTATTGGCTTGGGCCTATTTATTATTGAActaaatgaagaaaatgatgatgGATTATAATTGATTGGgctttcttttataattttatgggCCTATTTTGACTATTTATGCTTGTTGTAAATATTGGGCCCATCTAATTTGAGGATTGGATTAATTTTCCCAATTTCTTGGACGAACCCAATTTCTAAAATTCTCATTATAATTTGAGCATGCTTTGTATATttattgcaataattatttgattgttataattatacatttagaaaaaacatgttctttaaggatgaatttagagccttttaggtctgaattaaatgtttattatgcatggtatagtgccttttaggtgaattagTGCCTTTTAAGGATAGATTAGGCATATTATCAATCTTCAATTGTGTTTAATTATTGGCACATTAAAGAATCCTAAAAGGATAGTataccctatttaaagccttaacTGTAAGTGAATTTACATTCATATAGGACTTCCAAACTATTGTACATTGAATGTGAGAATGCATGAACCAGGGAAAGTTCTTGGGGAGGAACACTAGTTctatggccctggcttaaaacgccttgctggctgaaaTTACCATAGTATCttcagccatattgctactagtccccttgcgaccctactctgtctaaggagttggtttttaaaggagccttagcacctaccaactttcctgggagtatacttgGGAATTGTTTATCATATGTCAGTACAATTTGTTTGTTAGGCTTTAAATAAATCTATGCCGATGTGATAATAcgattttagttaattaaggagtagccacaacatccttaatttaattgagattgtatattaagttttaataaatcacataaagtttaggcataaATTGCGATCAATCATacgtaatataataaaatttcgcccacaggcaattttgttacatttgtatgattaattggaataaaatactgaGTTGTGATCATAAtttcgcccacaggcaattatgtatcggcataCAGTTTGGTAGTTTTGTTATTATGTGTGGAAAATCAAACTATAATCGTAcccattccgtttccaccattAAGTTTTGATAGATTCATTatgcgtaaaaatttagcccacaggtaaTTTTTATGGCATTCAAGTCTATCTTATGCATCATTTACATTGGTAATGTATGCAATTCGGTTCTATGTGTGCCTCAAAACTGATATGAACCTTTTGGTCTTTACAGCATCTCAACCCGTTACTCATACTGATTTGACCATTCAAATTCCCCAACTCTGTAGTGACAACTATAaggtttggaaagaaaggattCTCTTGAATTTAGGGTGGAAAGAGTTGGACTATGCTGTCAATAACAATAAACCACAAATCCCTACAAATTCAAGTACACCTGATGAAATTGCACTATATGAGCGATGGGAGAGATCCAATCGGCTCAGTGTAATTTTGATCAAGTCTAATGTTTCGGATTCAGTTCGTGGTATTGTTGACGCATATACAGATGTCAAGCCCTTGCTTGAGGCCCTTGACGCTCAATATGCAAGCTCAGTGAAGTCTTTAACTAGCACCcttattatgaaattttcttcCCTTCGTTTAAACACTGTTAAGGGTGTACGTGAGTACATTATGAAGTTTCAGGATATAACAAACCAACTGAAAAAACTCGGGGTAGTTTTGCCGGATACCTTTGTGGTACATCATGTGTTAAATACACTTCCACATCATTATGAGCCATTTAAAATCTCTTATAACACGCATAAGGAAAATTGGTCTATCGTtgatttaatgaccatgtgtgtTGAAGAGGAGGAAAGGCTTTCAATGGAAATGGGTGAAAGTGTTATGCTTTCCATACCGCAAGGAAAGGGCAAATCTCGTAGTACCACTAAGGCTAAGGGAAAAAGCCAACCTCAAGCTGATATAAAGAAGATGCGAAGGTGTTTTTTCTGTAAAAAGAAAAGACACTTTAAGATAGATTGCATCAAATTCAAGAAATGGCTTGAGAACAAAGGTAATCTATCCTCATTTGTATGTTATGAATCTAATATGTCTGAAGTTAACactaatacttggtggattgattctggaTCAACAATCCATATTGCAAATTCCTTACAGGGACTTCAAGCCTTAAGGAAGCCAGTGGGAAGTGAGCAGACTATCTTATCCGGAAACAAGATGGGCTCACAAGTTGAAGCGGTTGGAACGTGTGAATTAGTATTAAGTAGTggctttgttttaattttggaaaagaccTTTTATGTACCAAGTTTCTCACGAAACTTGATTTCTGTTTCAAGGCTTGTACCATTAGGATTTTCATTTAAGTTTCAAGACAAGTCTATTGtgatttttaataaatcaacttGTGTTGGAAATGGTACTTTGTCTGATGGTCTTTATCGCATTAATCTACAAAGCAATTCTACATATAATTCTTTACATGTTCATACTAGCACTAAAAGACCAAGTATTAATGAGAATTCCTATatgttatggcatcggagattaggtcacatctctattgaaagaattaagaaattagtaAATGATGGGGGTACTTAGTACTCTTGATTATACTGATTTTGAGACTTGTATAGATTGCATTAAGGGAAAGCAAACAAACAAGTCTAAGAAAGGTGCCACAAGGAGTTCTACCATATTAGAAATCATACATACTGATATATGTTGTCCGGATATGGACATAATAAGCCACAAATATTTTatcacctttattgatgattattcacggtttacatatatgtatttgctttctaataaatatgaagcattggatgccttcaaAACTTTTAAGGCTGAAGTTGAGAACCAATGTGGAAAGCGAATACAAATAGTAAGATcagatagaggtggtgaatattatggtagatacACTGAAAATGGACAAACACCTGGTCCttttgctaagtttcttcaagaacatgggattgtcgcccaatacaccatgcctggttctccggaccaaaatggtgttgctgaaagaagaaaccgaacactTCTTGACATGGTCAGAAGTATGCTTAGCAActcaaaacttcctaagttcTTGTGGTTTGAAGCACTGAAAACGGctacgtatatattaaaccgtgttccaaCTAAGGCTGTCCCAAAGACAccttttgaattgtttaaaggttggaaaccgagtttgcaacatatgcgtgtttggggatgTCCGTCTGAAGTGCGTATATATAACCCACAAGAAAAGAAGTTGGACCCGAGAACTATAAGTGGTTTCTTTGTTGGATACGCACAGTCCTCGAAGGGTTACAGATTTTACTATCCATCTCATTCTACTAGGTTtgtggaatcaagaaatgccaaatttcttgaagatgatttgattagtgggagggatCGGTTCAAGGATTTAATTCCTACTCAAGAACATAATGAACTCCATCCTTCTACATCATTAGATAGGTTGATActagatcaaaatacccctcaGGATCACACGGGTATTGAACAACCTATTGATGAAATTCCACAAAATGCTGAGATTATTCTAGTAGATCaaccaattcaggaaattcctgaAGAGGAAGTTGAACCATCAACTCTTCAAAGAGAAGGTAGTCCAGCATTAAGAAGATCTACTCGAATTAGAAAATCGGCAATTCCTAGTGATTATATAGTGTATTTACAAGAAAGCAATGTTGGAGAAACAAATGATCCTGAAACCTTTTCACAAGCCATAAGTTGTAAGGAATCTGATTTATGGTatgaagccatgaaagatgaaatgagtTCCATGCGGAGCAATGATGTTTGGGACCTTGTAGAGTTGCCTAATGATGCCAAGGCtattggctgtaaatgggtctatAAAACCAAAAGAGACTCATTAGGCAACATTGAAAGATACAAGGctagacttgttgctaaaggattcaCTCAGcaagaaggaatcgattacacAGAGACATTTTCTCCTgtgtcaaagaaagattcacttcgtATCATTTTGGCTTTAGTTGCACACTTCAATTTTGAACtacaacaaatggatgtgaaaacagcaTTCCTTAACGGTGATATAGAAGAggaggtttatatgaaacaacctgaaggtttCTCTTCTAGTTGCTAAAGGTGAGcatttggtttgcaagctcAAGAAGTCCATTTACGGATTAAAACAAGCCTCCCGCCAAtggtatataaaatttgatgggaTTATTTCTTcatatggttttgttgaaagtCCAATAGATAATTGTATATACCAAAAGGtaagtgggagtaaaatatgttttcttgttttatatgtggacgACATTTTACTTGCAACAAATGATAAAAGGATGCTACATGAGGTAAAGCAATTTCTTTCTAATAATTTTGATATGAAGGATATGGGCGAggcatcttatgtcattggcataaagatccatAGAGATAGATCACGTGGTGTTTTGGGTCTATCACAAGAAGcctatattaacaaaattttagaaagatttcgGATGAAGGATTGCTCACCAAGTGTTGCTCCTATTGCGAAGGGAGATAAGTTGAGTTTGGATCAAtgtccaaagaatgattttgaaagagaatccaTGAAGGATATTCCATATGCTTCAGTTGTTGGTAGTCTTGGTTATGTCCAAGTCTGTACCAGACCGGACATTGCCTTTGCTGTGGGAATGCTAGGTCGATATCAAAGTAATCCGGGTttagaccactggagagctgCAAAGAAGGTTATGCGGTATCTTAAGGGTACCAAAGATCATATGCTCGTGTTTAAGCAGACGGATCTATTGGACGTCATTGGGTATTCTGATtcagactttgccggttgtgtTGATTCACGAAAATCAACATCAGGGTACATCTTTATCATGGCCGGTGGGGCTATatcatggagaagtgttaaacaaacttTAATTGCCACTTCtaccatggaagccgagttTGTTTCATGCTTTGAGGCAACTTCACAAGGTGTATGGCTAAAGAATTTCATCTCTGGGCTTAGAATCATGGATTCTATATCTAAGCCGTTAAAAGTTTGCTGTGATAACTCAGCTGCTGTCTTCCtagctaaaaataataaaagtggaAGTCGAAGTAAACACATCGACATTAAGTTTTTAGCTATCAGGGAGCGCATTAAAGAGAAAGTTGTGGTCATTCAGCATATTAGTACTGAGTTGATGCTAGCAGATCctttgactaaaggcatgcctccatttaaattcaaggatcttgttGAAAAAATGGGACTTTCGtccactttgtaatttgtatatatatacattcagttttaatgaaattcttttacATATGGAAATTTTCTCAAATGTgtacactttaatttgttgagAAATACTTCAGTAGGATTAGAAATAAACATATGGTTTATTTCATGAAGTTTTATTTCCTAATTAAGTGCTTGAAGGCAATTtacatttgatcataatggatactacTCGCACTAATGAGGACATATCATTATGGTTAGTGTTATCTTGTATTTTGAGTTTGatatttgcaccaagtgggagaatgtaaggaCATTAATGAAAAGGACAAAAGGGTGGGTTTACTAAACCTATCCGCGCCTTTAATTAGGGATCCACTAACTTCATTATTGCCTTgaattagggatccattgtctCCCCATTATCTGTCATTATTATCCTTATCCAGAAagtggtgcaaataattaaagaaggaaatttcaggattagtgcattgatggaatgcaactatataaagCCATCTAATCCCCTCACTGCTTGACATTaagtctcatacaccatctaagggagttgagtcaagtgagagaaaaataatcAGGAAGCTCAAGCATCTGGAGCAGTTCAGGcaatcatcaaacaaataactatgactggaggttagatcctatatatttcatatacttcAGTTTTAATTCTTACAAGCATTACACAGGATCGTCACCAAGAATGTAGAACGTTTGTACTGATATGATAACATGTTATAAATTGAGACATTTTCTCATCACATGAAGATCATTACTATATCTAAGGTAATAATTGAATTCACATCTACTTGGACATGAAGTTATTATATTCTATATCAAAGAATAATATattgggaaaatggcactttttccccctatgttatatgcttatagcacttctcccccctgtgttattaaagtggttgTTTTTctccctcagttattttaaaagtagtagttttctcccttgtaatgttaaattgacatttttgcccttaaaataactatttcatttatttttattctccagtcaattgttactaatatatatggaagatcacggttcgatacgaatcTAATCGAatactgtagcaattgaacttaaataatatagacggttacggttacgattcagaaccgaaaaaataaaataaaataattgttaaatttagactatttttaaataagaaataaaattataaaaataaataaataaatacataagttttgattggcggttcaaaatcgaaattggaaccgaaccgtaccgatttatcaaaataagtgtttgatcattttcactgtATATGACTGTGgctaagttccggttcacggttcaacaattatttaattttaaatttttcggttctgaatcgtaaccaaaaccgtccatactatttcggtatgattgttacagtgtttggttaggttcgaaccgaatcgtgatcatccatacatataaataataatttgttggagaataaaaataaatgaaataattatctttaagggtaacaatgtcaatttaacatttcagtgggaaaaattgtcactttaataacacatggggaaaagtgttatatgcacataacatagagggggaaagtgccattttccctaatatatttaaatgataaCATccggaaaaatagaaaaatagatattgataaaaaaaaaaaaagaataataatattgataaaGAAGAATTCACTTACTCTTCATTACAAGGATACATAGACATATATACTGTATAGTATTTTTCCATTCCTGTGTgaacatgcatatatatttaaaaaatgaagcATAAAATAGGTGCAAGAACCATCAAGAATCCGGTGATTAACGATCTGAACCCATTTGATCCACTGCATCCGAGGCGGTGGTCGTGGTACGAGCATACTTGGCGCTTCTTGGAGGTGCAGAAAGCGACAACATAGTCGGCCGAGGAGCAAGTGAAAATGCTGGTAGGATCATCGTACGCGTAACTGTACGCGGTGGGGCAAGCCGTCTTGAATTTCTTGGAGTAATAGGTGGGCTGGCAAGTCGAGGGGTTCCCATAATTGCCCTTACAGCAGTACTCGTCGGTATTGAAAACATCGCACGCGCTCCGGCACGCGATTGTCTTCCCGTCGGCTTTAACGGCGAGCTCCGACGGGCAGTTGGGCCTCAGGTCCGCCACGCACCCGGCCACGCTGCAATTCCCCTTGCCGTTCAGCGGCGTCACCGACATCGGCACGTTGAAGCCGTCGACGAGGCTGACGTCGTAGAAGTCCGGGGCGGCCAGGGTGAATTCCGCCAGCGAGACCGGGGTTTTGCCCGAGCCTGAGCATTTCAGAGTTGTGCCGCAGCTGCCGGTTTGGCACGAACCGTTGCCGGTCCGGTCGAAATTGCACCCGGTTCGGGCCCATATTCTCCCGCTCCACGCCGCCGGGGCCGTGTAAACCACGGACTGGCCGGGTTTTAATGCAAACCCGCCGCCGTTGAAGTTATCCCCCGGGATCACCGCCGGCCAAATCGTTTCTTTGCACCCGTTTACTATTGTGAAAACTCTCGCACCTTCACAAATTCTTGCCCCTAGTTGAAAGCAATAAAGGATagttttagtaaaattttattaaaatttaaattttttttgaaagatattaaaatttaatttaagtatAAATGATCTTACataacaaatatttaattgCATTATGAACActgatacaaaaattctgtAGCTTCAGTTAACATACTCTGTAATATGTACATAAACTGTCAACTACatgtacaaattaaaatgtCTCGACTACAACTACATaaactgaaaattatttttgaaccaaggtttacaatgcaagatagaactggtccatggtataatttgccgcatTTATCTCATGTGTGCTAAATAATTAGCTTGAATGCGATaacaattattaagaaaaaaaaaagtacaaattaaaGTATCCACCAATGCTCATATTATTGGAAGGGGTTTTCCTTTCCATAAAAATCAAGGTTAATTTTAATCGATCAATTAATACtctttttattttgagtttgaAGTTGCCAACGAATGtgttacttttaatatttatgaaaactaAATGTGacatattctcaaaaaaaaaaaaaaaaaaaaaactaaatgtgacATATCTAATTTGCAGGGTAGGCTAAAtaaaattgacacattttaaataGTTGAGAAGGAAGCAAATTTTATTGATTTCAAACTTGAAAATTAAAAGCTTATGTAATGTAATAActgatgaaaatgaaaaatacctgaaaatataaagaaaaaagtgaAGAAAATTGGGAGATGAAATGCAGCCATAATGTTTGGTAAGAAGAAATTGATTTGGTGATGGAAGAGGGAGGGGGGGAGGAAATAAATTGCATGTTTTGGCGGGGGAATACGTGTGGGAGGAGAGCAAAAGTGGTGTGCAGTTAAAGAAATGATTTCCCATGTCTATAAACTACCTAAGGAGATTCCATTCCATTCTTTAACTGAATTGCATGCCTCTCATCATCTCCAACTCTGATCTTCTTTATTGGGTAATCACTAATCACTTGACAGGTATTCACTTTTAAACCACGTACGGACTATGTATTATATGTATACCAAAACTTGCTAAATACTGCAATTCCGATCCATCAACTTAAATTACATTCATATTCTCATATTTTTAATTGCCATCTATAACATGAAACAAAGTTTAATTTTCTACAAGTAGTTTTATTGGCTATTAACATTATTTGTGCATTAAAAAAGTCAGAAATTAGACAATACAGTTGACTCTAACCCTTAAAACGCTACTTGGGCGTGATTTAAACTCTAGTATTGTCAGTTGACTCTAACCCTTAAGACGCTAGTTGGGCGTGATTTAAACTCTAGTATTGTGATTAGGAGGAGGGTAGAGAAAAGAAAATCATTGGATTACATGTCCCGTTGCTAATTGGATCAATGATGTTAGAAAAGGGCGGGGAGGGGGGTAAGGGCGCACCTATTTATAGTGCTTGCATCCTATGAAACGAGTGGTTGGCATGTCTCAATCAACCATGTCCACTTATGAAATAAGTGGTTATCATATCTCAATCAACCCCGTCCACCCACTTGTTATCACCATAAGTCACCTCTTAATTTACACCCTTCTCCTTAGTCAATTTTTACCACTTTTACTTGATGTGACTGATCTACTATTATGTAAGTATTTATAATGTAAGATTGTTTCTTTCATTAATTCAAAAACTCTTGGAAGTGTTTTTGAATTTCTTACTTATTTAATGGTATGGATTTTCAGTGTCCAAAAGTTGTGCAATAACTTTGGAGTAAACTCAATTGGGCTTATGTGTTTGATGAGTTAGCAAAAGCTAATGTTGACTTAAATGAGGATGTTGTTATGGCTAAAGAACAAGGTATTAATCTTAGCActgtaccatatatatataattttaattagtttaaattaaaagtacaatatacattttataaacCATAGAAACCATTGGTTTTTACCCTAGTGCTTCATGTTAGTTCAAGAACGGTTTATGTATGAACCAATGTAATCTAATCCCTAACTCGATGTCAAATCAACCATCAATATGTAAGTAAagagggtcacacttgtgtgagaccgtctcacggatccttattcgtgagacgagtcggatcgggtcaaaacacaatgcaaatgtcatacttatatgctcaaatataacactaatcaataatacaatttttgttatttataagagaaaaagtaatacatttttcataataagtaatgttgacaagtgccccttacttataagggcaaatatgaTACTttttgttgcgcccgcggaagtgggatagatcagattgcaacaataatttgagaaagaaaaataaatgaggcacagattttacgtggaaaacccctaaa includes:
- the LOC116002597 gene encoding pathogenesis-related thaumatin-like protein 3.5, with protein sequence MAAFHLPIFFTFFFIFSGARICEGARVFTIVNGCKETIWPAVIPGDNFNGGGFALKPGQSVVYTAPAAWSGRIWARTGCNFDRTGNGSCQTGSCGTTLKCSGSGKTPVSLAEFTLAAPDFYDVSLVDGFNVPMSVTPLNGKGNCSVAGCVADLRPNCPSELAVKADGKTIACRSACDVFNTDEYCCKGNYGNPSTCQPTYYSKKFKTACPTAYSYAYDDPTSIFTCSSADYVVAFCTSKKRQVCSYHDHRLGCSGSNGFRSLITGFLMVLAPILCFIF